A window of the Xiashengella succiniciproducens genome harbors these coding sequences:
- the thrA gene encoding bifunctional aspartate kinase/homoserine dehydrogenase I, whose product MRVLKFGGTSVGSAEAIARVKDIVASLKDEAVVIVVSALGGVTDRLIRMANMACEGDEACISELQLIINTHEELINNLFESENAAEVRALVSSEIEELDTLVKGVFLIRELSRKSLDRISGMGERLSSRIIASYLGANWYDSRNYIKTSFEFGRNQVVYEKSEQLLSKLKGSLGRLSLFPGFISSNGKGESTTLGRGGSDYTASLLAAAFDADVLEIWTDVDGFMTADPKVISRAYCIDHLSYSEAMELSHFGAKVIYPPTIIPAYRNKIPIRIKNTFNPSAKGTLISEQSESGARQIKGISSIKDVTLITVQGIGMVGVPGISMRLFSCLARVEVNVVLISQASSENSISMVIDSSRSDVAVRAIREEFKPELDKKQISRIMQEDEMAVIAIVGEKMKQTTGIAGQLFNSVGKNGVNIYAIAQGGSEINISFVIKEKDLRKALNAIHEAFFLSQYQRLNLFLAGKGTVGSKVLDKISTQAQKLMADNRLRIRLVGIAGSRSMILNREGLYPDTVIQQLEKEGVPGCINDFKNKIIEMNVANSVFVDCTASEEVADIYLQLLEANISVVTANKIASSSSYQHYSRLKRTAAEKGVKFYFETNVGAGLPVISPINDLVRSGDRIVRLQAVLSGTLNYIVNEMSEIKPLSEVILEAKQKGYSEPDPRIDLSGTDVVRKLLILARESGYKLEQEDVEVEPFVPVEYLSQPSLEDFMEKVKELDELFEDRRQRLYLEGKRLRYAASLEDGKAKVGMVEVDKTHPFYELEGSNNIILIWSENYNLHPMQIKGYGAGADVTASGVFADIIKVANV is encoded by the coding sequence ATGAGAGTATTAAAATTCGGAGGCACTTCAGTAGGCTCTGCGGAAGCCATTGCCAGAGTGAAAGATATTGTCGCTTCGTTGAAGGATGAAGCCGTTGTAATAGTAGTTTCTGCCCTTGGCGGAGTAACGGATCGTCTTATACGAATGGCAAATATGGCATGCGAGGGGGACGAAGCCTGCATTAGTGAGTTGCAATTGATAATTAATACTCATGAGGAACTTATTAATAATTTGTTTGAAAGTGAAAATGCTGCCGAGGTACGAGCATTGGTTAGTTCCGAAATAGAGGAGTTGGATACCCTGGTAAAAGGGGTCTTTTTGATTCGTGAGCTCAGCAGGAAGAGCCTTGACAGGATTTCAGGCATGGGAGAGAGGCTGTCTTCCAGGATTATTGCCAGCTACCTTGGTGCCAACTGGTATGACAGCAGGAATTATATCAAGACCTCTTTCGAGTTTGGTAGAAACCAGGTTGTTTACGAAAAATCAGAGCAGCTGCTTAGCAAACTGAAGGGTTCGCTGGGTCGTCTGTCTCTGTTTCCCGGTTTTATCAGCAGCAATGGAAAGGGGGAGAGCACAACTCTCGGCAGGGGTGGTTCGGATTATACAGCATCGCTGTTAGCTGCCGCTTTTGATGCGGATGTACTTGAGATATGGACAGATGTTGATGGTTTTATGACAGCAGATCCCAAGGTTATAAGCCGTGCCTATTGCATTGATCACCTGAGTTATTCCGAAGCAATGGAGTTATCTCATTTCGGTGCTAAAGTTATCTATCCGCCAACTATTATTCCTGCCTATAGAAATAAGATACCTATCAGGATAAAGAATACATTCAATCCTTCAGCAAAAGGTACACTGATAAGCGAGCAGTCAGAGAGTGGAGCAAGACAAATCAAGGGTATCTCTTCAATTAAGGATGTCACCCTTATTACAGTTCAGGGCATTGGCATGGTCGGTGTTCCAGGCATTTCTATGCGTCTGTTTTCCTGCCTTGCCAGGGTTGAGGTCAACGTTGTCCTGATTTCTCAGGCATCGTCTGAAAACAGTATAAGTATGGTGATTGACTCAAGTCGTTCGGATGTTGCGGTCAGAGCCATCAGGGAGGAATTCAAGCCAGAACTTGACAAGAAGCAGATCAGTCGTATCATGCAGGAGGATGAGATGGCTGTAATAGCAATAGTAGGCGAGAAGATGAAGCAAACTACCGGTATTGCCGGACAACTGTTCAATAGTGTTGGTAAGAATGGTGTTAACATCTATGCTATAGCCCAGGGAGGATCTGAAATCAACATATCCTTTGTAATAAAGGAAAAGGATCTTCGTAAGGCCTTAAATGCAATTCACGAGGCGTTCTTCCTGTCTCAATATCAGAGACTGAATCTATTCCTTGCAGGAAAAGGAACAGTGGGAAGTAAGGTGTTGGACAAGATCAGTACCCAGGCTCAAAAGCTTATGGCTGACAATCGCCTAAGGATAAGGCTAGTGGGAATTGCAGGCAGCAGGTCTATGATTCTGAATCGTGAAGGACTGTATCCCGATACCGTTATTCAACAACTGGAAAAGGAAGGTGTGCCTGGATGCATAAATGACTTCAAGAACAAGATTATTGAGATGAACGTGGCCAACAGTGTATTTGTGGATTGTACGGCAAGTGAAGAGGTTGCAGATATCTACCTACAACTGCTGGAAGCCAACATCTCTGTGGTTACAGCCAATAAGATAGCCAGTTCATCTTCCTACCAACATTACAGTAGGTTAAAACGTACGGCTGCAGAGAAAGGTGTTAAGTTTTACTTTGAAACTAATGTAGGAGCCGGCTTACCTGTAATATCCCCAATCAATGACCTTGTAAGGAGTGGTGACAGGATAGTGAGACTGCAGGCAGTACTTTCGGGTACGCTCAACTACATAGTAAATGAGATGTCGGAAATCAAGCCGCTGTCAGAGGTTATACTTGAGGCCAAGCAAAAGGGCTATAGCGAACCGGATCCAAGGATAGACCTGAGCGGTACTGATGTAGTGCGAAAGCTCTTAATTCTTGCCCGTGAGTCAGGTTACAAGCTGGAGCAGGAAGATGTGGAAGTAGAACCCTTTGTCCCTGTTGAATACCTTAGCCAACCAAGCCTTGAAGATTTTATGGAAAAGGTAAAGGAGCTCGACGAGCTGTTTGAAGACAGAAGACAGAGACTGTATTTGGAAGGCAAGCGATTACGCTATGCCGCCAGTCTTGAAGATGGAAAGGCCAAGGTTGGAATGGTGGAAGTTGACAAAACACATCCTTTCTACGAACTTGAAGGCAGTAATAATATAATCCTGATATGGTCGGAAAATTACAACCTGCATCCCATGCAGATCAAGGGCTACGGAGCCGGAGCCGATGTGACGGCTTCGGGAGTCTTTGCCGACATCATCAAGGTAGCTAATGTGTAA
- a CDS encoding T9SS type B sorting domain-containing protein — MKKLVRLFLVFCGMLMLPGVVDAQVDQTFWFVVPETTRDHNKQPGVLRITTFDEPAVVSISQPANPAFDPIILNIPANTQVMHEFWDRTGIPYNTMLWAVENGTMDALTGYPRDWPNVTGNDPVASGPEQIPILKKGLLIESTNGANISVYYEVANDQNPERFNLKGRNALGTHFIIPSQNRFKNYFDTPKAREKVDIVATADGTTVTFFFDPARHDFVGKPATGTSFTITLNRGETFSLRSNNRTTNASLGGIFIESSNDIAVTISDDSIIETNSYIHYDLVGDQLIPITKAGTRYIAMHPSHGTKYQGYYGNKYGHDSRTVSNQVFIWPVGDPTGIRINGVAVKNSNGSELFQRGDSYVTNISDNGIYIESDEPVIVYQISSYCYELGGGVLPALECTGSRSVTFARVYDADFFIQILTKSKNIYDENGNLRLEAYYQTASGTKVDISNMIFNGGTVGTDRSGFQLVNNTGITINGEQWYTFVRYFRQGEGVSTGLPITIRFKPTAEPAFDELFHLSVLDANGASMSYGYFSSYNSVAINGPRALCRGNKVELRTNGVKVDWYHSSDPTTPFATDVDFVLVDRAGEYWVEVLNSSCESSDRVYIDYIIPDFDLGDDMAVCPGDVVELGLPDFLPFAADYRWYVNGTERTDLRGQFNFSYTAEELTSYEVVLHVSTDVDGVVCEHADTIRVTVGPELTISLGANEAVCEGSELRTEYREGLFYEWAFNETVVSEETYIIPQQPGVYTLRVYNADGCELTQNINVAINPLPDVTLDDVTECPGGSETFSVNIPGATYRWHNGSITSSITVTEPGNISVEVTDANGCVATDEATYGWWNEVVFNLDTVVVCYDNVLKIEIDSNFINYAWLYKADPSAPGDSVPLQANQVAVDHVLTITAEGDNDNWSGRYFVTAYDPAHNCPVSGYFDLIITPLPEIDLVFDQTTDGRMCEGDTIKIEFNDPYGREFSAYQWSYSKDSVNFTDIPGAIQSWLVTSTEGHYQLYGKMEHNCSTVGQTEVKVVKAPIFEMVDQEACPDQEIVLGITPNSYISHYQDETTPERYEWIRGIRDMEITSQMPILSTAASYTVDGDNRGSYRLTAFDGLGCFASVWADATSLNSINVDLQDITVCDNESVTLALPAGLAGLSNYTWYEVLPGLEFELLSDEPLAISNRKAGTYTFRVVITSNDGCVTSDDVTVTVLEAPKFTLTDGVVVCPGETITIESRPSYVSYLWNGVAGTNSYTVNAAQTLTLEVTDRNGCVTSQTAQISLGTIPNVSIDDVTVCPDEQVTLSVPYSAADGYTILWTLPSGRSIRNQSSIEALRGTYSVSVYSEYGCEGSDQAEVIWKDFPTVYFGPNMVDICPVNLPVEIEAQGDYENWTDMIWHDNLYRGQRRRIASPSDTVNVIRVENADNCWSTASQSVLLALPTYYEAGADLAECEPKDGVPFSTELNAGEFVIYFDSTSDDPIEVPITGYRWFNMETGDQVGDQQILMATAAGSYMVEVSDGCWLNTDTFNIELFPNPVITYLDSTLFRQIVVFAENGTAPLQYALNNNAPQSDNVFKNLPNGNYTVYVIDANGCEDSEAFLLETTLNLEVPNFFTPNNDGFNDRWEIIGIEKLPESIIYIYDRYGKLLRKYKASDPAWDGEYLNRPLPSDDYWYVIHLLPIDKYLKGNVTLKR; from the coding sequence ATGAAAAAACTTGTACGACTTTTTTTGGTTTTTTGCGGCATGCTAATGTTGCCGGGTGTTGTTGATGCACAAGTTGACCAAACCTTTTGGTTTGTTGTTCCTGAAACAACCAGGGATCATAATAAGCAACCCGGGGTGCTTAGAATAACAACCTTCGATGAACCGGCTGTTGTGAGTATCTCACAACCGGCTAACCCTGCTTTTGATCCCATTATCCTTAATATTCCGGCCAATACCCAGGTCATGCATGAGTTCTGGGATAGAACAGGTATCCCTTATAACACGATGCTATGGGCTGTTGAAAACGGAACCATGGATGCCCTGACAGGCTATCCACGCGACTGGCCCAATGTTACTGGGAATGACCCTGTTGCAAGTGGACCTGAACAAATCCCGATACTTAAAAAGGGTTTGCTGATAGAGTCCACCAACGGGGCCAATATCTCTGTCTACTATGAGGTAGCCAATGATCAAAACCCTGAACGTTTTAACCTGAAGGGACGTAATGCTCTTGGTACGCACTTTATTATCCCATCACAGAACCGCTTTAAAAACTATTTTGATACTCCCAAAGCAAGAGAAAAGGTTGATATAGTTGCTACCGCAGATGGTACTACGGTAACTTTCTTTTTCGACCCAGCAAGACATGATTTCGTTGGAAAGCCGGCCACAGGTACCAGCTTTACTATCACACTCAACAGGGGTGAGACTTTTTCACTAAGGTCAAACAACAGAACTACCAATGCAAGCCTTGGTGGTATCTTTATTGAATCAAGCAATGATATTGCAGTCACTATATCTGATGACTCAATAATTGAGACTAATTCCTATATCCACTATGACCTTGTAGGTGACCAGTTGATTCCTATTACAAAGGCCGGCACCAGGTATATTGCAATGCACCCATCGCATGGTACCAAATATCAGGGCTACTATGGTAACAAATATGGCCATGATTCAAGGACTGTATCCAACCAGGTATTTATCTGGCCAGTTGGTGATCCAACAGGTATCAGAATCAACGGAGTTGCAGTTAAAAACTCCAATGGAAGTGAATTGTTCCAAAGAGGTGACTCCTATGTGACAAATATCTCAGACAATGGTATCTATATTGAGTCTGACGAACCGGTAATTGTATATCAGATTTCAAGCTACTGTTATGAACTAGGTGGTGGTGTACTTCCTGCGCTTGAATGTACAGGTTCTCGCTCAGTCACTTTCGCAAGGGTTTACGATGCTGACTTCTTTATTCAGATACTTACAAAGAGTAAGAATATCTATGATGAAAATGGTAATCTAAGACTTGAGGCCTACTATCAGACTGCAAGCGGAACCAAAGTTGACATCAGCAATATGATATTCAATGGTGGTACTGTAGGTACTGACAGGTCAGGATTCCAACTTGTCAATAATACAGGAATTACAATAAATGGCGAACAGTGGTACACCTTTGTAAGGTATTTCAGACAAGGTGAAGGCGTTTCTACCGGACTACCTATTACTATCAGGTTCAAACCAACAGCAGAACCAGCATTTGATGAGCTGTTCCATCTTAGCGTCCTTGACGCCAACGGCGCAAGTATGAGCTATGGCTATTTTTCTTCATACAATTCCGTTGCAATAAACGGTCCAAGAGCATTGTGCCGTGGCAACAAGGTTGAACTTAGAACCAATGGAGTAAAGGTTGACTGGTATCACTCATCCGACCCCACTACCCCGTTTGCTACTGATGTTGATTTTGTTTTGGTTGACCGTGCCGGTGAATACTGGGTCGAAGTACTTAACTCATCATGCGAGTCTTCTGACAGAGTTTATATCGACTATATAATTCCTGATTTTGACCTTGGTGATGATATGGCAGTTTGTCCGGGTGATGTAGTTGAACTAGGACTTCCAGATTTTCTGCCATTTGCTGCAGATTACAGGTGGTATGTAAATGGAACTGAAAGAACGGATCTTAGAGGACAGTTCAACTTTTCATATACTGCTGAGGAGCTTACATCTTATGAAGTAGTCCTCCATGTAAGTACAGATGTTGACGGGGTAGTCTGCGAACATGCTGATACGATAAGGGTCACAGTTGGTCCTGAACTAACTATCTCACTTGGAGCCAATGAAGCTGTTTGCGAAGGTTCGGAATTAAGAACTGAATACCGCGAAGGATTATTCTATGAGTGGGCCTTCAACGAAACTGTTGTTTCAGAAGAAACCTATATTATTCCTCAACAACCCGGTGTCTATACTTTGAGAGTATATAATGCTGATGGTTGCGAACTGACACAAAACATCAACGTTGCTATCAACCCATTGCCTGATGTAACGCTGGATGATGTAACCGAATGTCCGGGTGGAAGTGAAACCTTTAGTGTCAACATTCCAGGGGCAACTTACAGATGGCATAACGGAAGCATAACTTCTTCAATTACTGTTACTGAACCCGGAAATATATCTGTTGAAGTAACTGATGCCAATGGTTGTGTTGCTACAGATGAGGCAACTTACGGATGGTGGAATGAAGTGGTATTCAATCTGGATACTGTAGTAGTATGCTATGACAACGTACTGAAAATTGAGATTGATAGCAACTTCATAAACTATGCATGGTTATATAAGGCAGACCCAAGTGCTCCTGGTGATTCAGTTCCTCTACAGGCCAACCAGGTAGCAGTTGATCATGTCTTGACAATCACTGCTGAAGGCGATAATGACAACTGGTCGGGCAGGTATTTTGTAACTGCATATGATCCAGCCCATAATTGTCCTGTATCAGGATACTTCGACTTGATCATTACTCCTCTTCCCGAAATCGACCTGGTTTTTGATCAGACAACTGACGGACGTATGTGCGAAGGAGATACTATAAAAATCGAGTTTAATGATCCATACGGACGTGAATTTAGTGCATATCAATGGAGTTACAGTAAAGACAGTGTTAATTTCACTGACATCCCGGGTGCAATTCAAAGTTGGCTAGTCACCTCTACTGAGGGACACTATCAACTATATGGAAAAATGGAACACAACTGCAGCACTGTAGGTCAAACTGAAGTTAAAGTCGTTAAAGCTCCCATATTTGAAATGGTTGACCAGGAAGCTTGTCCTGACCAGGAAATAGTATTGGGAATTACACCAAACTCGTATATCTCCCATTATCAGGACGAGACAACACCTGAAAGATATGAGTGGATACGTGGTATCAGAGATATGGAAATTACCAGTCAGATGCCAATCTTAAGCACTGCTGCCAGCTACACTGTTGATGGAGACAACCGTGGTTCATACCGTCTGACAGCATTCGATGGCCTGGGTTGCTTTGCTTCTGTTTGGGCTGATGCGACATCACTAAATTCAATCAACGTTGACCTTCAGGATATTACTGTATGCGATAATGAAAGCGTTACTCTTGCTTTACCAGCCGGATTAGCAGGACTTTCCAATTACACCTGGTATGAAGTTCTACCCGGCCTTGAGTTTGAACTGCTGTCAGATGAACCGTTGGCGATCAGTAACCGTAAAGCCGGCACTTACACCTTCAGAGTAGTCATTACTAGTAATGACGGATGTGTAACCAGTGATGACGTTACAGTTACAGTACTGGAAGCTCCTAAGTTTACACTTACTGACGGTGTTGTAGTATGTCCGGGTGAAACAATCACTATCGAATCCAGACCAAGTTATGTAAGCTACTTATGGAATGGAGTTGCCGGCACTAACAGCTACACAGTAAATGCTGCACAAACGCTTACTCTGGAAGTAACCGACAGAAACGGTTGTGTCACTTCCCAAACAGCTCAGATAAGTCTGGGTACTATTCCGAATGTAAGTATTGATGATGTTACTGTATGTCCTGATGAACAGGTAACACTAAGTGTACCTTACTCTGCTGCTGACGGTTATACAATACTGTGGACTCTACCTTCAGGTCGTAGCATCAGGAACCAAAGTTCTATTGAAGCTCTGAGAGGTACCTACAGTGTATCTGTTTATAGTGAATATGGTTGCGAAGGCAGCGACCAGGCTGAGGTAATCTGGAAGGACTTCCCAACAGTATATTTTGGTCCTAACATGGTCGATATTTGTCCGGTAAATCTTCCTGTTGAGATTGAAGCTCAGGGTGATTATGAAAACTGGACCGATATGATCTGGCACGACAATCTGTACAGAGGTCAAAGAAGACGTATTGCAAGCCCCAGTGATACTGTAAACGTGATAAGAGTAGAAAATGCAGACAACTGCTGGTCAACTGCCAGTCAGTCTGTACTTCTGGCCCTGCCTACCTACTATGAGGCAGGTGCTGACCTTGCAGAATGCGAACCAAAGGACGGAGTTCCTTTTAGCACCGAACTGAATGCAGGCGAGTTTGTAATCTATTTTGATTCTACATCTGATGATCCGATAGAGGTGCCTATTACAGGTTACAGATGGTTTAATATGGAAACAGGTGATCAGGTTGGTGATCAGCAGATATTGATGGCTACTGCAGCAGGAAGTTACATGGTTGAAGTATCTGATGGTTGCTGGTTGAATACCGATACATTTAATATAGAGCTGTTCCCGAATCCTGTAATTACCTACCTTGATTCGACTCTGTTCCGTCAAATAGTGGTATTTGCCGAAAACGGAACTGCACCTCTTCAATATGCCCTAAACAATAATGCACCGCAGTCAGATAACGTATTCAAGAATCTACCAAACGGCAATTATACTGTATATGTTATTGACGCCAATGGTTGCGAAGACAGTGAAGCCTTCCTTCTCGAGACAACTCTGAATCTGGAGGTACCCAACTTCTTTACACCCAACAACGACGGCTTTAACGACAGGTGGGAGATTATAGGCATCGAAAAATTACCAGAGTCCATCATCTATATTTATGACCGATATGGAAAACTATTGAGGAAGTACAAGGCTTCAGATCCTGCATGGGACGGAGAATATCTGAATCGTCCTTTGCCATCCGATGACTACTGGTACGTAATTCATCTGTTGCCAATTGATAAATACCTGAAAGGTAATGTTACCTTGAAACGATAA
- a CDS encoding PorP/SprF family type IX secretion system membrane protein translates to MSRLRIILVTGLLLIVTMASSQRYFVTNQYVYDMFLMNPAAAGFNRTCVSVNGFYQRQWFGTDLAPTTQLFAAQMPAGGNVGSGTYIFNDRNGHNRKMSLMQAFSVEIKIKENRNGTNTSLVFGLGALIEQATVDQSNFEGGVGIDPVVSGNKESGIGYNANTGMLLRIGKYHVGAAATNILPQNNPLYDSEYEPELPVDFHVHAGTYFKYPTRDIWFEPQIYYRRNSLQDTRLDLNMKLDIPTFNQDFSFWGVIAYRRNVDSKFGKSLGLAVTGGINYKGINVGLEHQLGLTGAQTHYGSAYLLVFGYNFCHDKKTRSLPCSERDPIVNPDAKYRKKGGLFKR, encoded by the coding sequence ATGTCGAGACTCAGAATCATACTTGTCACAGGCCTCCTGCTAATAGTTACAATGGCATCTTCACAAAGGTACTTTGTCACTAACCAGTATGTCTATGACATGTTCTTAATGAATCCAGCGGCGGCAGGCTTTAACAGAACATGCGTAAGCGTCAACGGATTTTATCAGCGTCAATGGTTTGGAACCGATCTAGCACCTACCACCCAGCTATTTGCTGCGCAGATGCCTGCTGGTGGTAATGTGGGATCCGGAACTTATATATTCAATGACCGTAATGGTCACAACCGCAAGATGAGTTTGATGCAGGCTTTCTCAGTCGAGATTAAGATTAAGGAAAACCGTAACGGCACCAACACATCACTTGTCTTCGGCCTTGGTGCTTTAATTGAACAGGCCACAGTGGATCAAAGTAACTTTGAGGGAGGTGTCGGTATTGACCCTGTTGTAAGTGGAAACAAGGAAAGCGGTATTGGCTACAACGCCAATACAGGTATGCTGCTTCGTATTGGCAAGTATCACGTGGGGGCTGCTGCAACCAACATTCTACCACAAAACAATCCTCTGTACGACTCAGAATATGAACCGGAACTGCCAGTTGACTTTCACGTACATGCAGGTACCTACTTCAAGTATCCGACACGTGATATCTGGTTTGAACCACAAATATATTACAGGCGCAACTCGCTACAGGATACCAGGCTTGATCTTAATATGAAACTGGATATTCCAACCTTTAATCAAGACTTTTCATTTTGGGGTGTTATTGCTTACAGACGGAATGTGGACTCCAAATTCGGTAAAAGTCTGGGACTCGCCGTTACCGGAGGTATCAATTACAAGGGGATTAATGTGGGACTTGAACACCAGCTCGGACTGACCGGCGCTCAAACACATTATGGAAGTGCCTACCTGCTAGTGTTTGGCTATAATTTCTGCCACGACAAAAAGACTCGTTCTCTTCCATGTTCCGAACGAGATCCAATCGTAAATCCCGACGCAAAGTACAGGAAAAAAGGCGGCTTGTTTAAACGTTAG
- a CDS encoding gliding motility-associated C-terminal domain-containing protein → MKRTLYTILLLISIASTYGQNLSNVSVEGISVGDIQANTPVIANNDFARTFEMTPVEINISKNDYGISQGISRIDVVDGPKRGKAVVTSYYTIIYTPGENFTGSDSLTYQICNNYNECGRAMVRVVVEDYDFAPIAHNDTLILFQTKNVKLDVLKNDEFLYDKPITLEILRDLSKGTSQVSSELLIVPDLRSYGLETDSILYRVCDAEGDCDEAWLFLTVNKEPERIYFIPEGFSPNGDGINDTFNIPDFLNFANIEINIFNRAGVLVYESKDWNNNWDGVANTGIYKGKQMESGTYYYLIEIRGLESFKGFVYLSR, encoded by the coding sequence ATGAAAAGAACTCTATATACTATACTTTTACTCATATCAATAGCTTCGACGTACGGACAAAATTTGTCAAATGTATCAGTTGAGGGTATTTCCGTGGGTGATATTCAAGCAAATACCCCTGTTATTGCCAACAACGACTTTGCCCGTACTTTTGAGATGACCCCTGTTGAGATTAACATTTCAAAAAATGACTACGGCATAAGTCAGGGAATCTCCAGGATAGATGTTGTAGATGGACCAAAGCGTGGCAAGGCTGTTGTTACCTCATACTATACTATAATTTATACTCCCGGCGAGAACTTCACAGGCAGTGATTCACTGACTTATCAGATATGTAACAACTACAATGAGTGTGGAAGAGCCATGGTCAGAGTGGTTGTTGAAGATTATGACTTTGCCCCTATTGCCCATAATGACACTTTGATCCTGTTTCAGACCAAGAATGTTAAACTGGATGTACTCAAGAATGACGAGTTCCTGTACGATAAACCTATCACACTCGAGATACTCCGTGATTTGAGTAAGGGCACAAGTCAGGTCAGCAGTGAGCTCCTGATTGTTCCTGACTTACGGAGCTACGGACTCGAGACAGACTCAATACTCTATAGGGTCTGTGATGCCGAAGGTGATTGTGATGAAGCCTGGTTGTTTTTAACCGTCAACAAGGAGCCCGAAAGAATATACTTTATCCCTGAAGGATTTTCTCCCAATGGCGACGGTATCAATGACACCTTCAATATTCCCGACTTCCTTAACTTCGCCAATATTGAGATAAACATCTTCAACAGGGCAGGTGTGCTTGTATATGAGAGCAAGGATTGGAACAATAACTGGGATGGAGTGGCCAATACGGGGATCTATAAGGGGAAGCAGATGGAAAGCGGGACTTATTACTATCTTATCGAAATACGGGGATTAGAAAGTTTCAAGGGTTTTGTATATCTGAGCAGGTAA
- a CDS encoding type IX secretion system membrane protein PorP/SprF has protein sequence MTLKRYGISIVERTRRCIAAATMLFIVLSLSAQQNPYFTQHANNPLLINPAFAGGRNSLAVDIATRQQWVGVDGAPMTFMLNTHAPINETMMSAGASFYSDIAGPVMANHASLAYSYLLKINHSHFLSLGINGGINSYRVKLSDIKLNDGSDPNFASDIENEITPSFGAGLMIYSPLYYIGFSIPRILASEIEYPDAAGRQFRYNQIYYMSAGANIGISDYHSAKLATLFRFEEGMEMVYDITALYNYDGMLTAGGSIRPGYAASLILGAQVNENIGITYSYDFPLGSKSVNLFNFQELTLSIDIHSIISPNVDREFSSPKAKSRDDGNTRSIRYF, from the coding sequence ATGACACTTAAAAGATACGGCATAAGCATAGTAGAAAGAACTAGAAGGTGCATAGCGGCAGCTACTATGCTTTTTATTGTACTTAGCCTGTCAGCACAGCAAAATCCATATTTCACCCAACACGCAAACAATCCTCTGTTGATTAACCCGGCATTTGCAGGTGGCAGAAACTCTCTGGCTGTTGATATAGCCACACGACAACAGTGGGTTGGCGTGGATGGTGCTCCCATGACCTTTATGCTCAACACCCATGCTCCCATCAACGAGACAATGATGTCTGCAGGAGCCAGTTTTTATTCAGATATTGCAGGTCCAGTAATGGCCAATCATGCTTCTCTGGCATACTCCTATCTCTTGAAGATCAATCACAGCCATTTTCTTTCGCTGGGTATCAATGGTGGCATCAACAGTTACCGCGTTAAACTCAGTGATATAAAGCTTAACGATGGAAGTGACCCCAACTTTGCAAGCGATATTGAGAATGAGATTACACCATCCTTTGGTGCTGGCTTGATGATATACTCGCCATTATATTACATCGGGTTTTCAATACCAAGGATACTGGCTTCAGAAATAGAATATCCCGACGCAGCAGGCAGGCAGTTCAGATATAACCAGATATATTATATGTCTGCAGGTGCAAATATTGGCATATCTGATTATCACAGTGCAAAGCTGGCCACCCTGTTCAGGTTTGAAGAGGGTATGGAGATGGTTTATGATATTACTGCACTGTACAACTATGATGGGATGCTTACTGCAGGCGGGTCTATCAGACCGGGATATGCAGCCTCGCTGATTCTTGGTGCACAAGTCAACGAAAACATAGGTATTACTTATTCCTATGACTTTCCACTAGGGAGTAAGTCGGTAAACTTATTCAACTTCCAGGAACTCACCCTGTCGATTGACATCCACAGTATTATTTCTCCAAATGTGGACAGGGAATTCTCCTCTCCCAAAGCCAAGTCACGTGACGATGGCAATACCCGCTCAATTAGGTATTTCTAA